One window of the Granulicella arctica genome contains the following:
- the miaA gene encoding tRNA (adenosine(37)-N6)-dimethylallyltransferase MiaA, which produces MVDTPLIVLAGPTASGKTALAIHLAEEFGGEIVSCDSVAVYRGMEIGTAKPSVAERSLVPHHLIDVVWPDEACTAGDYSHLARESLIGIRERGHLPIVAGGTGLYLRALIDGLFPSPPRQDELRDRLRKRAEGKGAAYLHRILCRLDPAAAKVIHPNDVSKAIRAIEVSLAARQPLTEQWQKGRDALTGYGILRLGLNPPRERLYERINLRAAAMFERGLVEETEQLVERYGFECRPFTSLGYAEAIAVLRGECTRDDAIRRAQQGHRNYAKRQGTWFRREPEMHWLVGCGGDEEVWDQARGLVVRHLSSYPRGTS; this is translated from the coding sequence TTGGTAGACACGCCGCTCATCGTTCTCGCAGGCCCAACGGCAAGCGGGAAGACCGCACTCGCCATCCATCTAGCGGAAGAGTTCGGCGGGGAGATTGTTAGCTGCGACTCGGTCGCGGTCTACCGCGGCATGGAGATTGGCACGGCCAAGCCCTCCGTCGCAGAGCGTTCCCTGGTTCCCCATCACCTGATCGACGTCGTCTGGCCGGACGAGGCATGCACCGCCGGAGACTACAGCCATCTCGCCCGCGAATCGCTCATCGGCATCCGTGAGCGCGGTCACCTGCCCATCGTCGCGGGCGGTACGGGCCTCTACCTGCGCGCGCTGATCGATGGGCTCTTCCCCTCTCCGCCGCGCCAGGACGAGCTTCGGGATCGCCTGCGCAAGAGGGCGGAAGGCAAAGGCGCGGCGTATCTGCACCGCATCCTGTGCCGACTCGACCCTGCTGCGGCGAAGGTCATTCATCCCAACGATGTGTCGAAGGCGATTCGCGCCATTGAGGTCAGCCTGGCGGCGCGACAGCCCCTGACGGAGCAGTGGCAGAAGGGCCGCGATGCGTTGACTGGGTACGGCATCCTGCGGCTCGGCTTGAATCCGCCTCGGGAGCGGTTGTATGAGCGCATCAACCTGCGCGCTGCGGCGATGTTCGAGCGCGGGCTGGTTGAGGAGACGGAGCAGTTGGTGGAGCGATATGGCTTTGAGTGCAGGCCGTTCACCTCGCTCGGCTACGCAGAGGCAATTGCTGTGCTGCGAGGCGAATGCACGCGGGATGACGCTATCAGGCGCGCCCAGCAGGGGCATCGCAACTACGCCAAGCGGCAGGGGACGTGGTTCCGACGGGAGCCGGAGATGCACTGGCTGG
- a CDS encoding TonB C-terminal domain-containing protein yields the protein MPAPFLETPPNPVESSQTTKVRTGRYGELEEHEIVRLLDTLDDERSKARFRESIYISVFVYIIVSWFVFYGPRILFHQPRLVNPFDVLKQREMTELQVPRDIAKQLQQAQKSGKAPKQPAEHQVDQKTLQAMRKAAPAPKPLPATPQPQQAATPPPPPPVQQAQQTPLPQIERPTQPQLEKVPDAPKPSPNFGGGSKSAGSTIRDAIQGATKDRGGNGDYSNGITPSKSGVGTGVDILSDTMGVNFDPYLKKIMRQIYNTWIPLIPEEARPPLNKQGVTQLRITIMPDGRLHVQDGSNDGMVLEGSSHDDALNRAAWGSVTGVGQFPPLPSEFHGPNLTLRIHYLVNMKQE from the coding sequence ATGCCTGCACCTTTTCTCGAAACACCCCCGAACCCGGTCGAATCATCCCAGACGACCAAGGTCCGCACTGGCCGCTATGGCGAGCTTGAGGAACATGAGATCGTTCGTCTGCTGGATACGCTTGATGACGAGCGCTCCAAAGCCCGCTTTCGCGAATCCATCTACATCTCGGTCTTTGTCTACATCATCGTCTCGTGGTTCGTCTTTTACGGTCCCCGAATCCTTTTTCACCAGCCGCGCCTCGTCAACCCCTTCGACGTATTGAAGCAGCGTGAGATGACCGAGTTGCAGGTCCCGCGCGATATAGCGAAGCAGTTGCAGCAGGCTCAGAAGAGCGGCAAGGCACCGAAGCAGCCAGCCGAACACCAGGTCGATCAGAAGACCCTCCAGGCCATGCGCAAGGCTGCACCGGCTCCGAAGCCTCTGCCTGCGACGCCGCAGCCGCAGCAGGCAGCGACACCTCCTCCGCCACCGCCGGTCCAGCAGGCGCAGCAGACGCCGCTGCCGCAGATTGAACGGCCTACCCAGCCTCAGTTGGAGAAGGTTCCCGATGCACCGAAGCCCTCGCCGAACTTCGGTGGTGGCAGCAAGAGCGCCGGGAGCACCATCCGCGATGCCATACAGGGTGCCACCAAGGATCGTGGCGGCAATGGCGACTACAGCAACGGCATCACGCCCTCGAAGTCAGGCGTCGGTACCGGGGTCGACATCCTCTCGGACACGATGGGCGTCAACTTCGACCCCTACCTGAAAAAGATCATGCGGCAGATCTACAACACCTGGATCCCGCTGATCCCCGAAGAGGCCCGCCCGCCGCTCAACAAGCAGGGCGTCACCCAGCTTCGCATCACGATCATGCCCGACGGCAGGCTTCATGTTCAGGACGGCAGCAACGACGGCATGGTCCTCGAAGGCTCGTCCCACGACGATGCACTCAACCGTGCCGCATGGGGATCGGTCACTGGCGTGGGTCAGTTCCCTCCGCTGCCCAGCGAATTTCACGGCCCAAATTTGACCCTGCGTATTCACTACCTGGTTAACATGAAGCAGGAGTAG